In a genomic window of Roseicitreum antarcticum:
- a CDS encoding peptidoglycan recognition protein family protein, translated as MNRLTWHHTGGGYVPNAIDLAAYHGVIDGDGGFVQGLHQIEANAPGQAMRPGAYAAHTARLNTGNIGISVASMAGGKWADPRASRAFPKPEQIDALMNNSARLCVAYGIAPDPRFTLTHAEVEPTLGVKQRQKWDFDYPVGFVKTNTRDPVAIGNELRQELAYRIKHMANRPAPIAPATAPRPILRQGSHGNDVRLLQAKLGLEADGIFGPETRAAVAAYQKRTNLLPDGVVGTMTWDNLLGADQ; from the coding sequence ATGAACCGATTGACATGGCATCACACAGGCGGCGGGTATGTGCCCAATGCCATTGATCTTGCGGCATATCATGGCGTCATTGACGGTGACGGGGGCTTTGTCCAGGGGCTGCACCAGATCGAGGCGAACGCGCCCGGCCAAGCCATGCGGCCCGGCGCCTATGCTGCGCATACCGCCCGACTGAACACCGGCAATATCGGAATTTCTGTCGCTTCCATGGCGGGCGGTAAATGGGCGGATCCGCGCGCCAGCCGTGCATTCCCAAAGCCCGAACAGATCGACGCACTGATGAATAACAGCGCGCGGTTGTGCGTGGCATATGGCATCGCCCCGGATCCGCGGTTCACGCTGACCCACGCTGAGGTCGAGCCGACACTGGGCGTAAAGCAGCGCCAGAAGTGGGATTTTGATTATCCGGTCGGCTTCGTCAAAACCAACACGCGTGATCCCGTCGCGATCGGCAATGAGCTGCGCCAGGAGTTGGCATATCGGATCAAGCACATGGCGAACCGGCCAGCGCCTATCGCGCCTGCAACCGCGCCGCGCCCGATCCTGCGGCAAGGCTCACACGGCAACGACGTGCGGCTGCTGCAAGCCAAGCTGGGCTTGGAAGCCGATGGTATCTTTGGCCCTGAAACCCGCGCTGCTGTGGCTGCCTATCAGAAACGCACCAACCTGCTGCCGGATGGCGTGGTTGGGACCATGACATGGGACAATTTGCTGGGCGCCGACCAATGA